A stretch of Faecalibacterium duncaniae DNA encodes these proteins:
- a CDS encoding phosphatase PAP2 family protein: MNAKTLRTRLKPHLWYQAYWVVYLIWFFWLDLTITDPKYIIHSPVDDLIPFNEWFIFPYCSWFVLLAAVTALLWWFDTASYDKLCLMMFSGMTFCLIIYMVLPNGLDIRPTAEAIGRENFAMTLMQLIWKADASVNVCPSIHCQSTACMAIAFSGSTLTKQRPWLKAAAWVWAALICASTVLTKQHSIIDVVCGLALAAVWGVILYGPWKKRQD; this comes from the coding sequence ATGAACGCAAAGACTCTGCGCACGCGGCTCAAGCCCCACCTGTGGTATCAGGCTTACTGGGTGGTCTACCTCATCTGGTTCTTCTGGCTGGATCTGACCATCACGGACCCCAAATACATCATCCACTCCCCGGTGGATGACCTCATTCCCTTCAACGAGTGGTTCATTTTCCCGTACTGCAGCTGGTTCGTGCTGCTGGCGGCGGTTACGGCTCTGCTGTGGTGGTTCGACACCGCCAGTTATGACAAGCTCTGCCTGATGATGTTTTCGGGTATGACGTTCTGCCTCATTATTTATATGGTACTGCCCAACGGCCTTGACATCCGCCCCACGGCGGAAGCCATCGGCCGGGAGAATTTTGCCATGACTTTGATGCAGCTCATTTGGAAAGCGGATGCCTCGGTCAATGTCTGCCCCTCTATCCACTGCCAGAGCACGGCCTGCATGGCCATTGCCTTTTCGGGCAGCACGCTGACAAAGCAGCGCCCCTGGCTCAAAGCAGCGGCCTGGGTGTGGGCAGCGCTCATCTGCGCCTCCACCGTGCTCACCAAGCAGCATTCCATCATTGATGTGGTCTGCGGTCTGGCGCTGGCGGCTGTGTGGGGCGTGATCCTTTACGGCCCGTGGAAAAAGCGGCAGGATTGA
- a CDS encoding DUF4160 domain-containing protein: MPEISLFCGIRITMFYSDHNPPHFHAEYGGYKALVDIQHSCVIRGALPSRQLKLILAWCELHKDELMQNWELARDAKPLNHVAPLI; encoded by the coding sequence ATGCCGGAGATCAGTTTGTTTTGCGGGATTCGGATCACAATGTTTTACAGTGACCATAACCCACCGCATTTCCATGCGGAATATGGTGGCTATAAAGCACTGGTGGATATTCAGCACTCCTGTGTTATCCGTGGTGCATTGCCCAGCCGCCAGTTGAAATTGATTCTGGCATGGTGTGAGCTGCATAAAGATGAGCTGATGCAGAACTGGGAACTTGCCAGGGATGCAAAGCCCTTGAATCATGTGGCACCATTGATTTGA
- the uxuA gene encoding mannonate dehydratase codes for MPMKMGWRWYGEGNDPITLNDIKQIPGVTSIVWALHNKMPGEIWEIDEIQKVADQIHAYGFDMDVVESVNVHDDIKIGLPTRDKYIENYKQCIRNLSKFGVKVICYNFMPIFDWTRTDLFHPVGDGSTALFYQKDMIQDDYKAMADYILGFTEKYNMTFPGWEPERMAKLDELFKAYAPVTKEKLWENLKYFLEALMPTCRECDIKMAIHMDDPPWDIFGLPRLLVDAESIDRFLSMVDDEYNCLTLCSGSLNANPNNNVAEIVRKHCDRIAFAHIRNIHHFPNGDFSEAAHRDCCGETGIIEILRAYHDCGYEGYIRPDHGRQLWEEGPGNCRPGYGKYDRALGIQYMLGVWDLLDRLDEEKKKG; via the coding sequence ATGCCTATGAAAATGGGTTGGCGTTGGTACGGTGAGGGCAACGATCCCATCACCCTCAACGACATCAAGCAGATTCCCGGCGTGACCAGCATCGTCTGGGCACTGCACAACAAGATGCCCGGTGAGATCTGGGAGATCGACGAGATCCAGAAGGTCGCCGATCAGATCCACGCCTACGGCTTCGACATGGACGTGGTCGAGTCTGTCAATGTCCACGATGACATCAAGATCGGCCTGCCCACCCGCGACAAGTACATCGAGAACTACAAGCAGTGCATCCGCAACCTGTCCAAGTTCGGTGTCAAGGTCATCTGCTACAACTTCATGCCCATCTTTGACTGGACCCGTACCGACCTGTTCCACCCCGTCGGCGACGGCTCCACTGCTCTGTTCTACCAGAAGGACATGATCCAGGACGATTACAAGGCCATGGCCGACTACATCCTGGGCTTCACCGAGAAGTACAACATGACCTTCCCCGGCTGGGAGCCCGAGCGTATGGCAAAGCTGGACGAGCTGTTCAAGGCCTATGCCCCTGTCACCAAGGAAAAGCTGTGGGAGAACCTGAAGTACTTCCTGGAGGCTCTGATGCCCACCTGCCGCGAGTGCGACATCAAGATGGCCATCCACATGGACGATCCCCCTTGGGATATCTTCGGCCTGCCCCGCCTGCTGGTGGATGCTGAGAGCATCGACCGCTTCCTGAGCATGGTGGACGACGAGTACAACTGCTTGACCCTGTGCTCCGGCAGCCTGAACGCAAACCCCAACAACAACGTTGCTGAGATCGTCCGCAAGCACTGCGACCGCATTGCATTTGCTCACATCCGCAACATCCACCACTTCCCCAATGGCGACTTCTCCGAGGCTGCTCACCGCGACTGCTGCGGCGAGACCGGCATCATCGAGATCCTGCGCGCCTACCATGACTGCGGCTACGAGGGCTATATCCGCCCCGACCACGGCCGTCAGCTGTGGGAGGAAGGCCCCGGCAACTGCCGCCCCGGTTACGGCAAGTATGACCGTGCTCTGGGTATCCAGTACATGCTGGGTGTCTGGGACCTGCTGGACCGTCTGGATGAAGAGAAAAAGAAAGGCTGA
- the eno gene encoding phosphopyruvate hydratase, with product MNYLEIESVIGREILDSRGNPTVEAEITLADGTVARGCAPSGASTGEFEALELRDGDKSRYLGKGVTKAVENINTVIADAVVGMDASDIYAIDAAMLRADGTKDKSNLGANAILAVSIAACRAAAASLEMPLYRFLGGVNGNRLPVPMMNILNGGAHAANTVDTQEFMIMPVGAPSFKEALRWCAEVFHALASILKARGLATSVGDEGGFAPNLSSDEETIETILAAIEKAGYQPGRDFMLAMDAASSEWKSPKGKGFYKLPKAGTEYTSSELIAHWKSLVEKYPIISIEDGLDEEDWEGWQEMTRELGSKVQLVGDDLFVTNTERLAKGIQLGTGNAILIKLNQIGSVSETLEAIKMAHKAGYTAISSHRSGETEDTTIADLAVALNTCQIKTGAPSRTERVAKYNQLLRIEEDLGASAVYPGMAAFNVKR from the coding sequence ATGAACTATCTGGAAATTGAATCTGTGATCGGCCGCGAGATCCTGGACTCCCGCGGCAATCCCACCGTTGAGGCCGAGATCACTCTGGCCGACGGCACGGTTGCCCGCGGCTGTGCCCCCTCCGGCGCTTCCACCGGCGAGTTCGAGGCTCTGGAGCTGCGCGACGGCGACAAGAGCCGCTATCTGGGCAAGGGCGTGACCAAGGCTGTGGAGAACATCAACACTGTCATCGCTGACGCGGTGGTGGGCATGGATGCATCCGACATCTACGCTATTGATGCCGCCATGCTCCGGGCCGACGGCACCAAGGACAAATCCAATCTGGGCGCAAACGCCATTCTGGCGGTCTCCATTGCCGCCTGCCGCGCTGCCGCCGCTTCTCTGGAAATGCCCCTGTACCGCTTTCTGGGCGGCGTGAACGGCAACCGCCTGCCCGTGCCCATGATGAACATCCTGAACGGCGGTGCACACGCTGCCAACACCGTGGACACGCAGGAGTTTATGATCATGCCCGTGGGTGCACCCAGCTTCAAGGAAGCCCTGCGTTGGTGCGCCGAGGTGTTCCACGCTCTGGCCTCCATCCTGAAGGCCAGGGGCCTGGCCACCTCCGTGGGCGACGAGGGCGGCTTTGCCCCCAACCTGTCCAGCGACGAGGAGACCATCGAGACCATTCTGGCCGCCATCGAGAAGGCCGGTTATCAGCCCGGCAGGGACTTCATGCTGGCCATGGATGCCGCTTCCTCCGAGTGGAAGAGCCCCAAGGGCAAGGGTTTCTATAAGCTGCCCAAGGCCGGCACAGAGTACACTTCCAGTGAGCTGATCGCACACTGGAAGAGCTTGGTGGAAAAGTATCCCATCATCTCCATTGAAGATGGCTTGGATGAAGAAGACTGGGAAGGCTGGCAGGAGATGACCCGGGAACTGGGCAGCAAGGTCCAGCTGGTGGGCGACGACCTGTTCGTTACCAACACCGAGCGTCTGGCCAAGGGCATCCAGCTGGGTACAGGAAACGCCATCCTGATCAAGCTGAACCAGATCGGTTCTGTTTCCGAGACGCTGGAGGCCATCAAAATGGCCCACAAGGCCGGCTACACCGCCATCAGCTCTCACCGCTCCGGCGAGACCGAGGACACCACCATTGCTGATCTGGCCGTTGCCCTGAACACCTGCCAGATTAAGACCGGTGCCCCCAGCCGCACCGAGCGCGTTGCCAAGTACAACCAGCTGCTCCGCATTGAGGAAGATCTGGGTGCAAGCGCCGTTTACCCCGGCATGGCCGCCTTCAACGTAAAACGCTGA
- a CDS encoding Cof-type HAD-IIB family hydrolase, giving the protein MSPSTPIRLVALDLDGTLLNSQSQISPRTRQAIADAVGRGVIVLPCTGRPLASLPPLVAQLPGIRYAITANGAAVWDMGTDPLGAVYSRYSDAARRPTHEPVLLERHCLPPETAREVFALYREYHGPLSIFSDGRSYLDGTGMALFQNRHIQRHSTEARQPDDGRTHVVRDLDEWMSRHAHEVEKFCMFFDSIEIAQAALVRFRAFPGIEAVQGAPDNVEVTAAGVDKGTALLALADRLGIPREATLAIGDSDNDRAMLARAGVAAVMANALPEIRALGDIVSTRDNDHDGVAELFERLGL; this is encoded by the coding sequence ATGTCACCTTCTACCCCCATCCGTCTTGTCGCCCTTGATCTGGACGGCACCCTGCTCAATTCCCAGAGCCAGATCTCCCCCCGCACCCGGCAGGCCATTGCCGATGCCGTCGGGCGCGGGGTCATCGTGCTGCCCTGCACCGGGCGGCCCCTTGCCAGCCTGCCGCCGTTGGTGGCGCAGCTGCCCGGCATCCGGTACGCCATCACCGCCAACGGTGCCGCTGTCTGGGATATGGGCACAGACCCGCTGGGTGCCGTATACAGCCGTTACTCCGATGCGGCCCGGCGTCCGACCCATGAACCGGTTCTGCTGGAGCGTCATTGTTTGCCCCCGGAAACCGCCCGGGAAGTGTTTGCCCTCTACCGGGAATATCATGGCCCACTGAGCATTTTTTCGGACGGGCGCTCTTATTTGGACGGTACCGGTATGGCCCTGTTTCAGAACCGTCATATCCAGCGCCATTCCACCGAGGCCAGACAGCCGGACGATGGCCGTACCCATGTTGTGCGGGATCTGGACGAATGGATGAGCCGCCACGCCCACGAAGTGGAAAAATTCTGTATGTTCTTCGACAGCATCGAGATTGCACAGGCCGCTCTCGTCCGTTTCCGGGCGTTTCCCGGCATCGAGGCCGTACAGGGTGCCCCGGACAATGTAGAGGTCACCGCCGCAGGGGTGGACAAGGGTACCGCCCTGCTGGCTCTGGCCGACCGGCTCGGCATCCCCCGGGAGGCCACCCTTGCCATCGGCGACAGCGACAACGACCGTGCCATGCTGGCCCGGGCCGGTGTGGCCGCCGTGATGGCCAACGCCCTGCCCGAGATCCGGGCACTGGGGGATATCGTCAGCACCCGCGACAACGACCACGACGGCGTTGCAGAGCTGTTTGAGCGGCTCGGGCTGTGA
- a CDS encoding DUF2442 domain-containing protein, giving the protein MEYIPKVLQAVAGEDFTIYLYFSDGSVRLYDAKPLLQLGGVFEPMRDPDYFRDRLTVLNDTAAWDVSGDMDPCNCIDLDPIELYETCPVVVDPLEKAS; this is encoded by the coding sequence ATGGAATATATTCCAAAAGTATTGCAGGCTGTTGCAGGAGAAGATTTTACCATCTACCTGTATTTCAGTGATGGCTCTGTCCGCCTGTATGATGCAAAGCCCCTGTTGCAGCTGGGGGGAGTGTTCGAGCCTATGCGCGACCCGGATTATTTCCGTGACCGGCTGACGGTGCTGAATGACACGGCGGCATGGGATGTGAGCGGTGACATGGACCCTTGCAATTGTATCGACCTTGACCCGATAGAGCTGTATGAGACCTGTCCGGTGGTCGTTGACCCGTTGGAAAAGGCATCCTGA
- a CDS encoding MATE family efflux transporter, translated as MNKDLTVGSPSKVLWQFCLPMFGSILFQQLYNIADSLVAGKLIGENALAAVGNSYEITLIFLAFSFGCNIGGSVIVSRYFGAKDYNTMKTAVSTALIGTVVLCGALMAVGLLGCRSLLVLIRTPAELMADSAEYLDIYTLGLPFLFLYNVATGIFTALGDSRTPFLFLAGSSTANIAVDVLFVAAFDMGVAGVAWATFLCQGVSCVLSLWGVARRVRAVPSEGERVWFSWKMLGQIAVVAIPSILQQSFVSVGNIIIQSVVNSFGASVIAGFAAATKLNNVLISSLTTLGSGISNYASQNLGAGKNERVKAGFGAGARLLGSICLCFTALYLLAGRQLLMLFMNSPTGEAINTGLTFLQTIAPFYLLLAFKLTSDGLMRGCGMMGRFMATTLSDLFLRVVLAMLFSRWLGVNGIWLSWPVGWFVGTVLSMVFYRTSIYRQAEEKTTL; from the coding sequence ATGAACAAAGACCTGACCGTGGGCTCCCCGTCCAAGGTGCTGTGGCAGTTCTGCCTGCCCATGTTCGGCAGCATCCTGTTCCAGCAGCTCTACAACATTGCCGACAGCCTTGTGGCGGGCAAGCTGATCGGTGAAAACGCTCTGGCCGCTGTGGGCAACAGCTACGAAATCACCCTGATCTTTCTGGCGTTCTCATTCGGCTGCAACATCGGCGGCTCTGTCATCGTTTCCCGGTATTTTGGCGCAAAGGACTACAACACCATGAAAACCGCCGTCTCCACGGCGCTTATCGGCACGGTGGTGCTCTGCGGTGCCCTGATGGCGGTGGGCCTGCTGGGCTGCCGGAGCCTGCTGGTGCTCATCCGCACCCCGGCGGAGCTGATGGCCGACTCGGCAGAGTATCTGGATATCTACACCCTGGGCCTGCCCTTCCTGTTCCTTTACAATGTGGCAACGGGCATTTTTACGGCGCTGGGCGACAGCCGCACCCCGTTCCTGTTTCTGGCGGGTTCCTCTACCGCAAACATCGCGGTGGACGTGCTGTTCGTGGCTGCTTTTGATATGGGGGTTGCCGGTGTGGCCTGGGCGACCTTTCTGTGCCAGGGGGTGAGCTGCGTGCTCTCCCTGTGGGGGGTGGCCCGGCGGGTGCGTGCTGTCCCGAGTGAGGGGGAGCGGGTCTGGTTCTCTTGGAAGATGCTGGGCCAGATCGCAGTGGTGGCCATCCCCAGCATTTTGCAGCAGAGCTTTGTCTCAGTGGGCAATATCATCATCCAGAGCGTGGTCAACTCCTTCGGTGCCAGCGTGATCGCGGGCTTTGCCGCGGCCACCAAGCTGAACAATGTGCTCATCTCCTCCCTGACCACGCTGGGCAGCGGCATTTCCAACTACGCCTCCCAGAATCTGGGTGCCGGGAAGAACGAGCGTGTCAAGGCGGGTTTTGGGGCCGGTGCCAGACTGCTGGGCAGCATCTGCCTCTGCTTCACGGCCCTGTACCTGCTGGCAGGCCGCCAGCTGCTCATGCTCTTTATGAACAGCCCCACGGGCGAGGCCATCAACACCGGCCTGACCTTCCTGCAGACGATCGCACCCTTCTACCTGCTGCTGGCCTTCAAGCTGACCTCAGACGGCCTGATGCGCGGCTGCGGCATGATGGGCCGCTTTATGGCGACCACCCTTTCCGACCTGTTCCTGCGCGTGGTGCTGGCCATGCTGTTTTCCCGCTGGCTGGGCGTGAACGGCATCTGGCTGTCCTGGCCTGTGGGCTGGTTTGTGGGCACCGTGCTCTCCATGGTGTTTTATCGTACCTCTATTTACCGGCAGGCAGAAGAAAAAACGACGCTGTAA
- a CDS encoding ROK family protein has translation MKVMVFDVGGTGIKYSVMDEQLNRTDTGSTPTPADSQEHFLNTLREIYLPHKDEVDGIALSLPGFIDAEQGVVRGGGAPSLAYNVGTPVGPRLAEACGCRVWIENDGKAAAIAELERGVLKGCRNAAVFIIGTGVGGGLIIDGKLVRGRDCTAGEYSFMNTNADAWNDPTKSVACQCSTSGLLSGYRARKGLPADAPMDGRIFFEAVHAGETEANETLRSFCRAVAVQIYNLNVLLDLEKVAIGGGISKQPILVETLNEVYEEYILRGHPFSEAQARCLPRPEIVPCRFLSEANQIGAFASYQKAFLED, from the coding sequence ATGAAAGTAATGGTTTTTGATGTGGGCGGCACCGGGATCAAATATTCGGTGATGGATGAGCAGCTGAACCGGACCGATACGGGCAGCACGCCCACCCCGGCGGATTCACAGGAGCACTTCCTGAACACTCTGCGGGAGATCTACCTGCCCCACAAGGACGAGGTGGACGGCATTGCCCTGAGCCTGCCCGGCTTCATTGATGCCGAGCAGGGTGTGGTCAGGGGCGGCGGAGCACCCTCGCTGGCCTACAACGTGGGCACGCCTGTCGGCCCCCGGCTGGCCGAGGCCTGCGGCTGCCGTGTCTGGATCGAGAATGACGGCAAAGCGGCCGCCATTGCAGAGCTGGAGCGGGGTGTGCTGAAGGGCTGCAGGAACGCAGCAGTGTTCATCATCGGCACCGGTGTGGGCGGCGGCCTGATCATTGATGGGAAGCTGGTGCGCGGCCGGGACTGCACGGCAGGCGAGTATAGCTTTATGAACACCAACGCCGATGCCTGGAACGACCCCACAAAGAGCGTTGCCTGCCAGTGCAGTACCAGCGGCCTGTTGAGCGGCTACCGCGCCCGCAAGGGCCTGCCCGCCGATGCACCTATGGATGGACGCATCTTCTTTGAGGCGGTCCACGCTGGGGAGACCGAGGCCAACGAGACCCTGCGCAGCTTCTGCCGGGCCGTTGCCGTGCAGATCTACAACCTGAACGTTTTGCTGGATCTGGAAAAGGTGGCCATCGGCGGCGGCATCAGCAAGCAGCCCATCCTTGTGGAGACCCTGAACGAGGTATATGAGGAGTACATCCTGCGGGGCCATCCCTTCAGCGAAGCGCAGGCCCGCTGCCTGCCCCGCCCGGAAATCGTGCCCTGCCGGTTCCTGAGCGAGGCCAACCAGATCGGTGCCTTTGCAAGCTACCAGAAGGCGTTTTTAGAAGATTGA
- a CDS encoding mannitol dehydrogenase family protein codes for MKLSDIKNGNLSAEWAEKGYELPKFDVEAVKAKTHAEPTWVHFGAGNIFRAFPAAILNEALNSGKYDRGVIVAESFDYEIIDKAYQPYDNLSLLVCLKSTGDIEKKVIASVTESLKADYSFGEDWARLVEIFQNPSLQMISFTITEKGYGVAPADLERGLTPVLAMGKVTALLYERFKAGKLPLTVQSMDNCSHNGDKVKSAVHAYASKWVEQGLVPAEFLAYVQDETKITFPWSMIDKITPRPDAKVQEMLAKDGFEDNYTIVTEKHTFTAPFVNAEETQYLCIEDHYTNGRPPLELGGVLYCDRETVDKIEKMKVCTCLNPLHTAMSIYGCMLNYTLISAEMADEDLRSFIQKIGYIEAMPVVVDPGVLNPYEFIGAVINRRLPNPFMPDAPQRIATDTSQKLAIRFGETIKAYQARGLDKSNLVLIPLVLAGYARYLKGIDDNGKAFEISPDPMLAELQAIVAPLEVKEGEQDFSCLKNLYSRADVFGVDLYEVGLGEQIEGMVKELYAGNGAVRKTLHKYVVAR; via the coding sequence ATGAAGCTGTCTGATATCAAGAACGGCAATCTGTCCGCCGAGTGGGCAGAAAAGGGCTACGAGCTGCCCAAGTTTGACGTGGAGGCTGTCAAGGCCAAGACCCACGCAGAGCCCACCTGGGTGCACTTCGGCGCAGGCAATATCTTCCGTGCCTTCCCCGCTGCCATCCTGAATGAGGCCCTGAACAGCGGCAAGTATGACCGCGGTGTCATTGTTGCTGAGAGCTTTGACTACGAGATCATCGACAAGGCTTACCAGCCCTACGACAACCTGAGCCTGCTGGTCTGCCTGAAGTCCACCGGCGACATCGAGAAGAAGGTCATCGCTTCTGTGACTGAGAGCCTGAAGGCTGATTACTCCTTCGGCGAGGATTGGGCTCGTCTGGTCGAGATCTTCCAGAACCCCAGCCTGCAGATGATCTCTTTCACCATCACCGAGAAGGGCTACGGCGTTGCTCCTGCTGACCTGGAGCGCGGCCTGACCCCCGTTCTGGCCATGGGCAAGGTCACCGCTCTGCTGTACGAGCGCTTCAAGGCCGGCAAGCTGCCCCTGACCGTTCAGAGCATGGATAACTGCTCGCACAACGGCGACAAGGTCAAGAGCGCTGTCCACGCCTACGCTTCCAAGTGGGTCGAGCAGGGTCTGGTTCCCGCTGAGTTCCTGGCATACGTTCAGGACGAGACCAAGATCACCTTCCCCTGGAGCATGATCGACAAGATCACTCCCCGTCCCGATGCAAAGGTCCAGGAGATGCTGGCCAAGGATGGCTTTGAGGACAACTACACCATCGTGACCGAGAAGCACACCTTTACTGCTCCCTTTGTCAACGCAGAGGAGACCCAGTACCTGTGCATCGAGGATCACTACACCAACGGCCGTCCTCCGCTGGAGCTGGGCGGTGTGCTGTACTGCGACCGCGAGACCGTTGACAAGATCGAGAAGATGAAGGTGTGCACCTGCCTGAACCCCCTGCACACCGCAATGTCCATCTACGGCTGCATGCTGAATTACACCCTCATCAGCGCCGAGATGGCCGACGAGGATCTGCGCTCCTTCATCCAGAAGATCGGTTATATCGAGGCAATGCCCGTGGTCGTTGATCCCGGTGTCCTGAACCCCTACGAGTTCATCGGTGCTGTCATCAACCGCCGCCTGCCCAACCCCTTCATGCCCGATGCTCCCCAGCGTATCGCTACCGATACCTCTCAGAAGCTGGCCATCCGCTTCGGCGAGACCATCAAGGCATATCAGGCACGCGGTCTGGACAAGTCCAACCTGGTGCTGATCCCCCTGGTGCTGGCAGGTTATGCCCGCTACCTGAAGGGCATTGATGACAACGGCAAGGCCTTCGAGATCTCTCCCGATCCGATGCTGGCTGAGCTGCAGGCCATCGTGGCTCCTCTGGAAGTCAAGGAAGGCGAGCAGGACTTCAGCTGCCTGAAGAACCTGTACAGCCGTGCCGATGTGTTCGGTGTTGACCTGTACGAGGTCGGCCTGGGTGAGCAGATCGAGGGCATGGTCAAGGAGCTGTACGCTGGCAACGGCGCAGTCCGCAAGACCCTGCACAAGTACGTTGTCGCCCGCTGA
- a CDS encoding DUF4430 domain-containing protein: MKTMHKFLAVVISAALAAGLLAGCGAASSTASSAASSEAVSSVAASSEAASSEAASGQAEDAKVKAEFTVTGADGESQTFTLEVTDGEKLSDALVEAGLISEEEAAAGFVTTVNGETADWDKDQAWWCLTDATGEMTTVGVADIALHDGDSYAFTYTK; this comes from the coding sequence ATGAAAACCATGCATAAATTTCTGGCCGTTGTGATCAGTGCCGCTCTGGCTGCCGGGCTGCTGGCAGGCTGCGGTGCAGCTTCCAGCACGGCATCCAGTGCCGCCTCTTCTGAGGCCGTGTCCTCTGTGGCAGCTTCCAGTGAAGCCGCTTCCTCTGAGGCTGCTTCCGGGCAGGCTGAGGATGCCAAGGTCAAGGCAGAGTTTACCGTGACCGGCGCGGATGGCGAGAGCCAGACCTTTACGCTGGAAGTGACCGATGGCGAGAAGCTGAGCGATGCTCTGGTGGAAGCCGGGCTCATCAGCGAAGAGGAGGCTGCTGCAGGCTTTGTGACCACCGTCAACGGCGAAACCGCCGACTGGGATAAGGATCAGGCATGGTGGTGCCTGACCGATGCCACCGGCGAGATGACCACCGTGGGCGTGGCAGACATTGCGCTGCACGATGGCGACAGCTATGCCTTTACCTACACGAAGTAA
- the eda gene encoding bifunctional 4-hydroxy-2-oxoglutarate aldolase/2-dehydro-3-deoxy-phosphogluconate aldolase → MNPIVEKVYQIGIIPVIAFNSVDEALPLCKALAEGGLPAAEVTFRTACAEECIRKIHEEMPEMLLGAGTVLTCEQADRAMAAGASFIVAPGFDPEVCKHVIDKGGIMMPGTASAGEMQQAMNMGCEALKFFPAEANGGVGMLKNIGAALKGARWMCTGGVNAKNVNDYLGYDQIFAVGGTWMCKSDVIKAGDWAKITAQSKEAVDTMLGLRLHHIGINTGNEEEAMKVATLLGGLLNMKVAPGNSSIFVGNKEFEIMKKPGRGTNGHIAIACNNVDRAIYHLSQRGVKFDLDSKNVKNGKTIACYFADEIAGFAMHLVQA, encoded by the coding sequence ATGAATCCCATCGTTGAAAAGGTCTATCAGATCGGCATTATCCCTGTTATCGCCTTCAACAGCGTAGACGAGGCCCTGCCCCTGTGCAAGGCTCTGGCCGAGGGCGGTCTGCCCGCAGCCGAGGTCACCTTCCGCACTGCATGTGCTGAGGAGTGCATCCGCAAGATCCACGAAGAGATGCCCGAGATGCTGCTGGGTGCAGGCACTGTCCTGACCTGCGAGCAGGCTGACCGTGCAATGGCAGCTGGTGCTTCCTTCATCGTTGCTCCCGGCTTTGACCCCGAGGTCTGCAAGCACGTGATCGACAAGGGCGGCATTATGATGCCCGGTACCGCTTCTGCCGGCGAGATGCAGCAGGCTATGAACATGGGCTGCGAGGCCCTGAAGTTCTTCCCCGCTGAGGCAAACGGCGGTGTCGGTATGCTGAAGAACATCGGCGCTGCCCTGAAGGGCGCACGCTGGATGTGCACCGGCGGTGTCAACGCAAAGAACGTCAACGATTACCTGGGCTACGACCAGATCTTCGCTGTCGGCGGCACCTGGATGTGCAAGAGCGATGTCATCAAGGCTGGCGACTGGGCAAAGATCACCGCTCAGAGCAAGGAAGCCGTTGACACCATGCTGGGCCTGCGCCTGCACCATATCGGCATCAACACCGGCAACGAAGAAGAGGCCATGAAGGTCGCCACCCTGCTGGGCGGTCTGCTGAACATGAAGGTCGCTCCCGGCAACTCCAGCATCTTTGTGGGCAACAAGGAATTCGAGATCATGAAGAAGCCCGGCCGCGGCACCAATGGCCACATTGCCATCGCCTGCAACAACGTTGACCGTGCCATCTATCACCTGTCTCAGCGCGGCGTGAAGTTCGATCTGGACAGCAAGAATGTCAAGAACGGCAAGACCATTGCCTGCTACTTTGCTGACGAGATCGCCGGCTTTGCAATGCACCTGGTCCAGGCCTGA
- a CDS encoding GntR family transcriptional regulator yields the protein MAVRSAREAAYETIRSRIITMELKPGDELNDHELAQELGISRTPMREALIMLNIAHMVTIKPQSGTYVAPIDLELMEMEQFARFTLEKELLNHIRGRLTGEQERAYRLLIEQYRVLESHPEAENRETRMLDLDNAFHRRAFELCGMEVHFDHMLSTFQHIERLRKFSLQTDENKSVCGAHTRILEAVLHGTEEDVSRALSEHLHRYKLSVDQARAAHPDYFIGNGDTW from the coding sequence ATGGCAGTTCGGAGCGCCCGCGAGGCAGCCTACGAAACCATCCGCAGCCGGATCATCACCATGGAGCTCAAACCCGGGGATGAACTGAACGACCACGAGCTGGCCCAGGAACTGGGCATCAGCCGCACCCCCATGCGGGAAGCGCTGATCATGCTCAACATTGCCCACATGGTGACCATCAAGCCCCAGAGCGGCACCTATGTGGCCCCCATTGATCTGGAGCTGATGGAGATGGAGCAGTTTGCGCGCTTCACGCTGGAAAAAGAGCTTCTGAACCATATCCGGGGCCGCCTGACCGGCGAGCAGGAGAGAGCCTACCGGCTGCTGATCGAGCAGTACCGTGTGCTGGAAAGCCACCCGGAGGCTGAAAACCGCGAGACCCGGATGCTGGATCTGGACAACGCCTTCCACCGCCGCGCCTTTGAGCTCTGCGGCATGGAGGTACACTTTGACCACATGCTCTCCACCTTTCAGCACATTGAGCGGCTGCGTAAGTTCAGCCTGCAGACGGATGAGAACAAATCGGTCTGTGGTGCCCACACCCGCATCCTGGAGGCTGTGCTCCACGGCACGGAGGAGGATGTGAGCCGGGCGCTGAGTGAACATCTGCACCGGTATAAGCTCAGTGTGGATCAGGCCCGTGCCGCCCACCCGGATTATTTTATCGGCAACGGCGATACCTGGTAA